The genomic interval GCAGCTTGGATAACATCGATAGCTTCTTTTGTTGATGGCATATTAGCTCCTTCACAAACCGCTTGGCAAGCATTGCTGACCAAGTTTTTTGCATCATTTTCTTCAAGTTCATTTTGTGTCGCACAGGGAAAAGAGAGATCAGCGGGGATAGCCCATGGACGTTTTCCTTCTAAGTATTCTGCTTTTGGAAATTGTTTTGTGTATTCAGAAATACGACCGCGACGTACATTCTTAAGCTCTTTGATCCATGTGAGTTTTTCTTCATTGATACCTTCAGCATCATAAATGGTGCCGCCGGAATCTGACATAGTGAGAACTTTAGCGCCCAGTTGAATCAATTTCTCTGCACAGAACTGAGCCACATTACCTGCCCCTGAGACTAAACATGTTTTGCGATCCAAATCATCTCCCGCATGTGAGAGAGCCTCTCGCATCATATAAACACAGCCATAGCCAGTGGCTTCAGGACGCATCAACGATCCACCATAATCAAAACCTTTACCCGTAATCGCTCCCGTGTGGCGATTATTGAGTCGTTTGAATTGACCATAGAGATAGCCTATTTCACGAGCACCAACTCCGATGTCACCCGCAGGGATATCAATGTCAGCACCAATATGGCGTGTGAGTTCGGTCATGAATGATTGACAAAAGCGCATGACTTCGCGATCAGACTTGCCTTTCGGGTTGAAGTTGGCACCACCTTTACCTCCGCCAAGAGGAAGGGTGGTGAGACTATTTTTGAAAATTTGTTCGAAACCGAGGAATTTGAGGATACTTAAACTAACAGACGGGTGAAAGCGGAGTCCCCCTTTATAGGGTCCAATGCAATTGCTGAATTGAACACGATAACCGCGGTTGACTCGCAAGTTACCAAGGTCATCTTCCCAACAGACTCGGAAAATGATGATTCTATCGGGTTCGGTCAGACGTTCTAAAACTCGCCCCACTCGATATTTATCATGATCGAGAATAAAAGGCATGAGGCTTATCGCAACTTCCTCTACAGCTTGATGGAATTCCAATTCACCTGGATTTCGCTTGATGAGACCTTGCATGAAATGTTTGAGTTCGGCATTAGATTGATTACTCATCTGGGGGTCTCCTAAATTTATGATTTAGGCAAATATATGCGTTGAGGTGATGAAACCCAATTTTCCCGTCGATCACTTCACATTAGGTAATTTCATTTTTTAAAAAGGGGACGAAGGTCTTGTTCGAGACTTACTGCAGGAGGTTTTGGCCAAGAGGAAGGGTGATCTGCGGGTTCGTAGGAGCCAGCGTGACTAAACCACAAGCTAAAATAAGACCGGTAAGAGTGAATAACCATACGATCAAAACCATCGAATTGTGCAAGCTTCTTTTCAAAATCCTGCATGGTGGCTTCGAAACTCCCTGCACTGCCATCAAAGCGACTTTTCTCTTCTAAGATTTGCTCAAACCAAGTTTCCATTGAAGCATCATAATTAAAGTGACTGAGATCATCAGTCTCAAAACCGATGGAGGCTTTTTTCTTTACTTCCGATGCATATTGACAGACCGCTTCAGACCAACGGTAAGCTACAGTTGGATTATCGTTGTAAGCCATTAAAGCCACATGATCTATCGTATCTAAGATGTGTTTGTAGAATTTTTTATTTGTTCCTTTCCAGTTTAAATCCTCTCGAATATAAGAGGGTTTAAGAGTTTGAGAGAAGATTAATTTCGGAGCCACATTATCTACATGCTCTTGCCCAACCGTGAGAAATTGTATTAAATCATGCCAGTTCTCGGACTTATTGGGTTCTTGGTCTGATTGAATCCCCGCAAACTTTGCGTCAGGGAATTTTTTATTGAATGCTGCAATGCAGTCAATAATATGTTTGATGCCCTCAATTCCAGGTTTTACTTTTTCGGGTGAATCGTTGATGTAGTACATGGCCCAAACTTGAATGCCCTTTTTATTGGCTTTGCGAATCAAATTGGCGAGTTGTTTTTCATGTTGAAGTTGTCCATCGATGAATTGTGACTTAGACCAATGCCAAGAACCAATGTAGAGGTAGAGCACGCGGATGGATTTATTGTGCGCGAAATCGAGCAGTAAATCATGACAGTTCTTATAGTTTTGATTCCAACGGGTATCTTTTTTTTCTCCATCCCACATTTTTTGTTTTGTGGGGGACCATACCCAAAGCGCTCTTTTGTTGGGGGTGTCAAACTGCTGCCAAGCTTCAGTAGAAGCTTCACCGCCAATAAGATTTATAGTGAGTGCTAATATTAGGTATATCTTTAAAATTTTATTCATTGCTATGCCTTTATAAACGTCTTCTTGAATATGAATGAACTTTAAAGCTTTTGTAGAAATTCCTTAGATATTATAATGTAAAAAAACTCCCCGCTGTTTACGCAACGAGGAGCCCGAGGACAGTTCTTATAATTTTAGTTCGAAGCTTGAGCTCTTGATAGGACGTAAGCTTTTTTCTCTTCGATTGATTTACCTTCCATGCCTTTACGGAAAGCTTCGTGCTTAGCTCTCATTTCATCTTTGAAAGCCTGACGTTCTTCTTCGGGTAAGTTTTTCATTTTTTCACGCATGGCATCTTTTTTTGCTTCGAAGGCTTCTTTGACCATCTTGCGTTCTTCTTCACTCATAGTATCCATCACTTGGCGACGTTCATCGTGACGTTGCTTCATTTTGGCTTTGATTTCTTCACGTTCTGATTCTGACATGCTTTCCCACTGGGCTTTCATAGCTTCGTGTTCCATTTTCTTTCCGCTATGTTTTTCGCGCATTTCCTTTTTAAAAGCTTCGCGTTCTTCTTCGGACATGTCTTTCATTTTTTCTTTCATGGCTTCGCGACGCTCTTCGTGATCCCCGTGTTTACCGCGAGGACCTTTTTCACCACGCTCACCTTTTTCGCCTTTTTTGCAGCTTTCGCATTTGCCTTTTTTCTCTTTACCTTCACGCGCAGTTTTTTCATTAGCATCGAAAGCTGAAGTCGAGAGGATAAAACCCATGCTCATCATAATTGTAAGGAATTTTTTCATTGTAGTTCTCCGTGTTTTATTAAGTTTTTGTTGTTGCTTAACTACTAATTCGGGGAGTTTTCATACTTTCTTACACGGATTGATAAAAAAATTAAAAAATAATTGTTTATATTTAACGAGAACTGAACTGATTTAAATAAACGAGAAAGATTATTAGATGTATTGTTCTATTAATTAGAGTAGCTAATTAGGATTTATTATGAGTCAAGAAAGAGTTAACAAGAGTCAAGTCTTATCGATGCAAGAAATGAGCCGCCGCCACTTTATGAAGTTGGGTATGGCGGGCATGGGAGCCATGAGCCTAGGAGTTTCTGGGAAGGAAGAAACTCAAAAAGGTTTTACCGCTTTTGAAGAATTGCCGGCGCGACAAGCTTCCGGTTTGCGTTTAGCGCAAGGCTTTGTTTATAAAAATTTATGCGCATTTGGTGACCCCTTAAAAGCGGGTCTAGAAAGTTATGATCCAAAAAAACTAAGTGCAGAAGAGCAAAAAAATCGCTTTGGTGGAGCTTGTGATTTTCTTCATGTTTTTGAGCAGAGTGCCGATGAAGCCATTATTTGCATTAATAATGAATTCCCTGAACATGGTCAGCACCCAGATAGTAAAGAACGAAAAAAAGCAGCCTATCATTCTGTGGGAGTTTCGGTAGCGGCTATCAAGCGTGATAAAGATAAGAATTGGGAAGTTAATCTATCCTCGCCTTATAGTAGAAGGATCACGCCGGAGACAAAAGCGGTGATTACGGGGCCCGCAGCGGGCCATGAGAGAATGAAATCTAAAGCGAGTCCTGATGGCATCGTTTCTGCAGGGACTCTAGGTAATTGCGCGGGGGGTTATACGCCTTGGGGGACTTATTTGACCGCTGAAGAAAATGTTCAAGGGTACTTTTCAGGAGAGATCAAAGGTCATAAAGAAGAGCCAAACTTCAAGCGCTTTGGGATGAATAAGAAAGGGAACTTTTTTGCAGGGATTGATCCTCGTTTTGATTTAGATAGTGAATATCAATCAGCCCTGCACTTTGGTTTGGTAGTTGAAATCGACCCGCTCAAGCCCAATGAGCCGATGAAAAAGCACTCTATGTTGGGCCGTTGTAAACATGAATGCGCCAAGGTTCGTGTACGTAAAGATGGCTATGTGGAGGTCTACACTAGTGATGATCAAGGCTTCGAATACATATATAAATTTGTTTCGGCAAAAAAATATAAAGAAGGCGATCGCGACTATAATAAAAGCTTATTAGAGAGTGGCGTTCTGCATGTTGCGAAGTTCGCAGAAGATGGCACGATGAAGTGGTTGCCGATGGTGCATGGCCAGGGGCCTTTGACCGAAAAAAATGGTTTCCGTTCTCAAGCCGATGTACAAATTGATTCCCGAAAAGCGGCCGACTTATTAGAAGCGACGCCCATGGATCGACCCGAGGATATTGATATCAATCCTAAAACGGGGAATATCTTTTTCTTCATGACCGGTAACCGTGGTCGTAGTGCGAGTAAATTAAATGCAGCTAATAAAGTGGAACAAGGTGCGGGGCATATTATTGAACTGAATGATCAAGGCGACGGGGGTGAATGGAGCT from Lentisphaera araneosa HTCC2155 carries:
- the gdhA gene encoding NADP-specific glutamate dehydrogenase, which gives rise to MSNQSNAELKHFMQGLIKRNPGELEFHQAVEEVAISLMPFILDHDKYRVGRVLERLTEPDRIIIFRVCWEDDLGNLRVNRGYRVQFSNCIGPYKGGLRFHPSVSLSILKFLGFEQIFKNSLTTLPLGGGKGGANFNPKGKSDREVMRFCQSFMTELTRHIGADIDIPAGDIGVGAREIGYLYGQFKRLNNRHTGAITGKGFDYGGSLMRPEATGYGCVYMMREALSHAGDDLDRKTCLVSGAGNVAQFCAEKLIQLGAKVLTMSDSGGTIYDAEGINEEKLTWIKELKNVRRGRISEYTKQFPKAEYLEGKRPWAIPADLSFPCATQNELEENDAKNLVSNACQAVCEGANMPSTKEAIDVIQAAKVIFVPGKAANAGGVAVSGLEMTQNSMRIHWSAEEVDQKLLGIMQNIHRKCVRYGETDDYTDYVKGANIAAFSKIADTMLAYGVT
- a CDS encoding PhoX family protein, with the translated sequence MSQERVNKSQVLSMQEMSRRHFMKLGMAGMGAMSLGVSGKEETQKGFTAFEELPARQASGLRLAQGFVYKNLCAFGDPLKAGLESYDPKKLSAEEQKNRFGGACDFLHVFEQSADEAIICINNEFPEHGQHPDSKERKKAAYHSVGVSVAAIKRDKDKNWEVNLSSPYSRRITPETKAVITGPAAGHERMKSKASPDGIVSAGTLGNCAGGYTPWGTYLTAEENVQGYFSGEIKGHKEEPNFKRFGMNKKGNFFAGIDPRFDLDSEYQSALHFGLVVEIDPLKPNEPMKKHSMLGRCKHECAKVRVRKDGYVEVYTSDDQGFEYIYKFVSAKKYKEGDRDYNKSLLESGVLHVAKFAEDGTMKWLPMVHGQGPLTEKNGFRSQADVQIDSRKAADLLEATPMDRPEDIDINPKTGNIFFFMTGNRGRSASKLNAANKVEQGAGHIIELNDQGDGGEWSFFVICGKFSGDPAYSSFSKETTLQGCFVYPDNGAFDLNGELWVCSDGYSFPGFTDGMWHCQKTEGGALSKRFATPPKAAEFTGPYFMKNGKELFLSVQHPATNPSGSFPDFNHLPARSAVVVISRS